The following DNA comes from bacterium.
CGAAGAAGGCCTCCGGGACGGGGATGTCCATTTCCTTGGCCACGCCGCGGACAAGTGATTTGTCATAGCAGTAGGCGAGGCACTGCGGGCCGGCCCCGGTGAAGGGGATGTCCGCTATCTCGAGCAGGGCGGGAACGTGGAGCTCCTTGAAGGGGTTGTTGTCGAATCCTTCGTCGCACAGGTTCAGGACGAAATCGATCTTGCCCTTGAGCTTGGAAGTCCCTTGAATCATCAGGGCATGGTCGTCCAGGTAGGTGAACTGATAGCCCTTCAGGTCGTAGAGCGCCTCCTTGAGCCGATCGATGGTGTAGATGTCGTCTTCATCGAAGACGGAGTCGGGCTTCAGGGGATCGAGCCGTTTCGGGTCGCCCATGTAGACGGCCACAGTTTTCTTGTCGACCTTGGCGCGGGTCTTGACCGGGGACCAGTCCTTGCGCACGGTGGCGGTGAGAATGAGCCGCTGGGCCATCATGCCGAGATCCTGGTTCCGCTGGGAAGGGGTTTCGAGCTTGCCGTGGACGACGATGTCGCTGAAGCCGATTGAGCGGAGCAGTTCCTGGATCTCCATTTTTCCGTAAAGGCGCTCGGCATAGAACTGGTCGGCGAGGACGCCCTTTTCAGAGTGGGTGATGACTTCCCGGGAGATGAGGCGCTTTCCGTCAGCCGAAAGGGCCCGCTCGCGGCAAACGAAGTGCTTGGCGTCTATCCACTCCCAGGTGCGGGCCTGGAAGTTCTTGCGGAGGAAGTCGCCGTCGGAAATGTCGATCAGCAGCTTGCCCTGCGGCCGAAGGACGCGGAAGACATCCTTCAGGACATTCACGTCCTCCTCGGGGGTTTCGAAATAGCCGAAGCTGTTCCCCAGGATGAGAAGGGCTTGGAAGGAGTCCGCCCGGTAGGGGAGCTTACGCGCGTCCCCCTCCCGGAAACGGATGGGGAGTCCCTCCTTCCGTGAAATCGAGCGGGCCTTCTGGATGAGGAAGTGGGAGCGGTCGAACCCTTCCACCTCGGTAAAGCCCCGGCGGGCGAGTTCGAGAGAGTGGCGGCCCTGGCCGCAGCACAAATCGAGGATTTTTTCATCGAGGCTCAGGTTGAGGAGCTGGGAGAACCAGTCAACCTCGCTGCGGGTGATGGTGGGGTCTTCCACCACGTCGGAGTCGGTTTTGAGGTAGAGGGAGTTGAAGATGCGGCGCCACCAGTCGGGCGGAACATATGCTTCCAGATTTTCCAGCGGTCCCAGAAAGTGGTTTTGTCTCTTCCCCGCTTTCGGGGCAGGGTTCGGTTTTCCTGTTTGGCTTGGGTTGTTCACGTCTTTTTTTTCCCTTGTCCAAGTGCGGAGGAGGAAACAAATCCCCACGCGGTTAATGGCCCTCCCGGTTCCCCCCGTGAGGCGGGGCCGAAAAGGGAGTATCTGAGGGAATGTATCACTTGAGCGCGGGCGCGCACCGAAAAAATGAGGGTCGGGGAGAAAAAAATGGGGCGTTTGAGGGCTCGGGGGTGGCCGAGCCCAGCAAGCGGGCCCAGCAGGCGGGAAATGGTGGGCCGTGCAGGATTTGAACCTGCGACTTCTGCCGTGTGAAGGCAGCGCTCTCCCGCTGAGCTAACGGCCCCGAGTCCTTGGCATTAGCATACCCCTCCCGGGGGGTCAAGATGGGAGCGCGCCGGCTCCGCCGGGACTTTACCCCGGTGCGGCGCATCCGCTATGATTTGTCTGCCGGGTTGAAATTTCTGCCTTCCGTCGGGTTTCCAACTGAAGAGGGTTTTGGGATGCCGCAGGTTGAAAACAACAGCGTGAAATACAATCTCAATCCCCGCGAGCATGAGCTCTACGGCTACGGGGTGGACGTTTACATGATTGAAAAGTCGGGCCAAGCGCAGGAGGAGCCGATTGCGTTCATCCCCGGCCGCGATGCCGACTCGGCCCTTCTCCTGACCCGGCAGTGGCTCAAGGTGGCTTTCCCGGCGGAAGCCTCCGGAAAGAAAAAATAGGGGGACTGCCCGGCCCCGCTCCCGCTGGCATTATTTGGACCCTTTCTTCACAGAGCCTGCCCGTGATCTCTCCCGAAACCGTTCATACCGACAAGGCGCCGAAGCCGCGGGGGCCCTTCGTGCAGGCGCGCCGCAGCGGAAATTTTCTTTTTATTGCAGGACAAAGGGGAATTGACCCGGCGACGGGCGAACTCACCGCCCCCACCATCGAGGCGCGGGGGCGGCAGACGATGGAGAACCTCAAGGCAATCGCCGGGGCGGCGGGCGCCGCGATGTCGGATTTTCTCTCGACAGGGGTCTACGTAACCGACCTGAAGGCGCATCGGCCGGTGGTGAACGCCCTCTTCGAGGAGTATTTCGGTGCGAATCCTCCGACGCGGACTATCGTGGAAGTCCGGGCGCTCAACGAGGACGACATCCTGGAGATAGAAGCGGTGGTCAGCCTCCCGGAGACCTCGGCCTAGCTCGCCTTTTGCTTTTCTTCTTCTTCCCGCTGTTTGGCGAGCCGCTCCTGCCGGACTTTTTCCACCTCGGCTTTCACGTCATCGATGACATCCACCCCCCAGAAGATTTTGCCTTCCACGATGAAGGAGGGGATGCCGAAGACGCCGAGGCTCTTGCCCTGGGCGCGCTGGGAGTGCAATGAGCCGAGGTAGCGCCCATCGGCGATGACGTTCTTGATCTCGTTTCCGTCGAGGCCGACTTCTTCACCCAACCGGGCGAGGACATCGGGGCTTTCGAGATCGAGGCCATCCACCCAGCGGGCCTTGTAGATCCGGTCGCGGAATTCCTTGAATTTGCCCTTATCGCGCGCGTAGAAGGTGGCGAGGTGGGCGTTCGTGGTTCGCATGTCGCTTCCCGCCGGCCGGATGGGTACGTCGTACTTCGCGGCCAGGGGCTTGTGGTTTTTCTCGTAGTTCTCAATCTTTTGATCTTTGTTGTAGCCGGCGAAGGACTGCCCGGGCGGGCGCCCCTCCCAGCTGACCCACTCGACCTGAACGTCCGGGTCCTGCTCGAGGACCGGGGTGCCA
Coding sequences within:
- a CDS encoding Rid family hydrolase; translation: MISPETVHTDKAPKPRGPFVQARRSGNFLFIAGQRGIDPATGELTAPTIEARGRQTMENLKAIAGAAGAAMSDFLSTGVYVTDLKAHRPVVNALFEEYFGANPPTRTIVEVRALNEDDILEIEAVVSLPETSA
- a CDS encoding methyltransferase domain-containing protein gives rise to the protein MGPLENLEAYVPPDWWRRIFNSLYLKTDSDVVEDPTITRSEVDWFSQLLNLSLDEKILDLCCGQGRHSLELARRGFTEVEGFDRSHFLIQKARSISRKEGLPIRFREGDARKLPYRADSFQALLILGNSFGYFETPEEDVNVLKDVFRVLRPQGKLLIDISDGDFLRKNFQARTWEWIDAKHFVCRERALSADGKRLISREVITHSEKGVLADQFYAERLYGKMEIQELLRSIGFSDIVVHGKLETPSQRNQDLGMMAQRLILTATVRKDWSPVKTRAKVDKKTVAVYMGDPKRLDPLKPDSVFDEDDIYTIDRLKEALYDLKGYQFTYLDDHALMIQGTSKLKGKIDFVLNLCDEGFDNNPFKELHVPALLEIADIPFTGAGPQCLAYCYDKSLVRGVAKEMDIPVPEAFFVNPGAKTFETPFPFPMILKPNFGDSSFGITQNSVVHNIEQLLNEVIQLHKKFGYDKPILVEQYLTGNDVTLGIIGNPDGNTTILPICEEDYSDLPADLPRICGYEAKWDPQSPYARIKSIPAKLPPNTEKLMAEASLRLFERLGCRDYARFDWRLDAEGTPRLLEVNPNPGWCWDGKFNLMAGYAGLRYADLLRLILEAGQSRYRFQGEEEPV